From Meles meles chromosome 5, mMelMel3.1 paternal haplotype, whole genome shotgun sequence, one genomic window encodes:
- the LOC123942312 gene encoding 60S ribosomal protein L10-like, giving the protein MRGAFGKPQGTVARVHIGQVIMSIRTKLQNKEHVIEALRRAKFKFPGRQKIHISKKWGFTKFNADEFEDMVTEKRLIPDGCGVKYIPNHGPLDKWRALHS; this is encoded by the coding sequence ATGCGGGGTGCCTTTGGAAAGCCCCAGGGCACAGTAGCCAGAGTGCACATTGGCCAAGTCATCATGTCCATCCGTACCAAGCTGCAGAACAAGGAGCATGTGATTGAGGCCCTGCGCAGGGCCAAGTTCAAGTTCCCTGGCCGCCAGAAGATCCACATCTCCAAGAAGTGGGGCTTTACTAAGTTCAATGCAGATGAATTCGAAGACATGGTGACTGAAAAGCGGCTTATCCCAGATGGCTGTGGGGTCAAATACATCCCTAACCATGGTCCCTTGGACAAAtggagggctctgcactcatgA